In the genome of Streptomyces sp. NBC_00237, one region contains:
- a CDS encoding ABC transporter permease, with amino-acid sequence MTGFLLRRLGGAVFVLAALSVFLYLVFYVAPGDVAQIACGPRCSPVQVAQVREQLRLDDPLWLQYAHFVQGVFAGRDYSSGIGVLHCDAPCLGVSYQSDQQVTQLILSKLPVTGSLVIGAFALWLLLGVGTGLLSVWRRGRPTERVLTWLTLAGTATPVFVIGLLLIIVFCSTLQWLPFPTYVPFGENPEQWAWNLLLAWVSLAAIESAKYARLTRSSMLETLAEDHVRTFRAYGVSERALVGRHALRGAVAPVIALSALDFGSMFGGAVLTESLFGLPGLGRELVEAVKVVDLPVVVGMVLVTGFFVVLANAVADLLYAVADRRVVLA; translated from the coding sequence GTGACCGGTTTCCTGCTGCGCAGGCTCGGCGGGGCGGTCTTCGTCCTGGCCGCGCTGAGCGTCTTCCTGTACCTCGTCTTCTACGTCGCTCCGGGCGACGTCGCGCAGATCGCCTGCGGTCCGCGCTGCTCGCCCGTCCAAGTGGCGCAGGTCCGGGAGCAGTTGCGCCTGGACGACCCGCTCTGGCTCCAGTACGCGCACTTCGTGCAGGGCGTCTTCGCGGGCCGCGACTACTCCTCCGGGATCGGCGTGCTGCACTGCGACGCGCCGTGCCTGGGGGTCTCGTACCAGAGCGACCAGCAGGTCACCCAGCTGATCCTGAGCAAGCTGCCCGTCACCGGCTCCCTGGTGATCGGCGCGTTCGCGCTGTGGCTGCTGCTGGGCGTCGGCACCGGGCTGCTGTCCGTTTGGCGGCGCGGCCGTCCCACGGAGCGGGTGCTGACCTGGCTCACGCTCGCCGGGACCGCGACGCCCGTCTTCGTGATCGGGCTGCTGCTGATCATCGTGTTCTGCTCGACGCTCCAGTGGCTGCCCTTCCCGACGTACGTGCCGTTCGGCGAGAACCCGGAGCAGTGGGCGTGGAACCTGCTGCTGGCCTGGGTCTCCCTGGCGGCGATCGAGTCCGCCAAGTACGCCAGGCTCACCCGGAGTTCCATGCTGGAGACGCTCGCCGAGGATCACGTGCGGACGTTCCGTGCGTACGGGGTGAGTGAGCGCGCGCTCGTCGGGCGGCACGCCCTGCGGGGTGCGGTCGCACCCGTGATCGCGCTGAGCGCGCTCGACTTCGGGTCGATGTTCGGCGGGGCCGTGCTCACCGAGTCGCTGTTCGGACTGCCGGGCCTGGGACGGGAGTTGGTGGAGGCGGTCAAGGTCGTCGATCTGCCGGTGGTCGTCGGGATGGTCCTGGTGACGGGGTTCTTCGTGGTGCTGGCCAATGCCGTCGCGGACCTGCTGTACGCGGTGGCCGACCGACGGGTGGTGCTCGCATGA